From Kamptonema formosum PCC 6407, a single genomic window includes:
- a CDS encoding response regulator — MTKIRVALVEDHDLTRVGIRTALQQRDGIEVVGDAANATEGLKLLQSSKPDVAIVDIGLPDFDGIELTQKFKKSIATGSDPDTKVLILTFQDNEEEVLAAFAAGADSYCMKDISFDQLLDVVKVTHEGNSWIDPAIARIVLKQARTEAQNPVEEQKVEHKKVTINAAEPEFSHIIETYPLTERELEVLELIVQGYSNAAIAEKLYITVGTVKTHVRNILNKLCADDRTQAAVLALRSGLVG, encoded by the coding sequence ATGACTAAAATTCGCGTTGCTTTGGTGGAAGACCACGATTTGACTAGAGTTGGTATTCGGACAGCTTTACAACAGCGTGACGGGATAGAAGTGGTAGGCGATGCCGCTAATGCGACTGAAGGTCTAAAATTGCTTCAGTCCAGTAAACCTGACGTTGCGATCGTGGACATTGGTTTACCTGATTTTGATGGAATTGAACTGACGCAAAAGTTCAAAAAGTCAATAGCTACAGGGTCAGATCCCGATACAAAAGTGTTAATCTTGACTTTTCAAGATAATGAAGAGGAAGTGCTAGCTGCTTTTGCCGCAGGTGCGGATTCTTACTGCATGAAAGATATCAGTTTTGACCAGTTGCTAGATGTGGTAAAAGTTACCCATGAAGGCAACTCTTGGATCGATCCAGCTATTGCGAGGATTGTCCTCAAACAGGCTCGGACAGAGGCTCAGAACCCCGTAGAAGAGCAAAAAGTAGAACACAAAAAAGTGACGATTAATGCTGCCGAACCTGAGTTTAGTCACATCATCGAAACTTACCCATTAACGGAGCGTGAATTAGAAGTTTTGGAGCTAATTGTACAGGGGTATAGCAACGCTGCGATCGCAGAAAAACTATACATTACTGTTGGCACAGTTAAGACTCACGTTCGTAATATTTTGAACAAGCTATGTGCAGACGATCGCACGCAAGCTGCTGTTCTTGCCTTAAGATCGGGATTAGTGGGATAA